A DNA window from Flavisolibacter ginsenosidimutans contains the following coding sequences:
- a CDS encoding HAD family hydrolase: MKIDTVIFDLGNVLVRWSPTILYDKIFSDKKERDHFLNNIATMDWHSEQDAGRSPQEATELLVKEHPDWAHPIRAFYARWKEMFAGPIEGSVEILKELKEKGYKLYVLSNWNAELFNDTVDDFPFLQWFDDRIISGEVKLKKPDAAIYQLTLQRFNLSPQQAVFIDDSEQNVETAESLGIRGIHFKSPEELRQELQALNLL; encoded by the coding sequence ATGAAGATTGATACCGTCATTTTTGATTTGGGCAACGTACTCGTTCGCTGGAGCCCAACCATTCTTTACGATAAAATTTTCTCCGATAAAAAAGAACGCGACCATTTCCTGAACAACATCGCTACGATGGATTGGCATTCGGAGCAGGATGCCGGCCGGTCGCCGCAGGAAGCAACGGAACTGTTGGTAAAAGAACATCCCGACTGGGCGCATCCCATTCGTGCCTTTTATGCCCGCTGGAAAGAAATGTTTGCCGGACCCATCGAAGGAAGCGTTGAAATTTTAAAAGAACTAAAGGAAAAAGGCTATAAACTTTATGTGCTTTCCAACTGGAACGCGGAACTCTTTAATGACACGGTTGATGACTTTCCTTTTCTTCAATGGTTTGACGACAGGATTATCAGCGGCGAGGTAAAGCTAAAAAAGCCTGATGCTGCTATTTATCAATTGACCCTGCAACGCTTTAATCTTTCTCCGCAACAAGCGGTGTTTATTGATGACTCGGAACAGAATGTCGAGACTGCGGAAAGCCTTGGCATTCGCGGCATTCATTTTAAAAGTCCCGAAGAATTGCGGCAGGAATTACAAGCATTAAACCTTCTTTAA
- a CDS encoding four helix bundle protein, with the protein MEKTKTFEDLLVWQKAHEFVLLVYRMTENFPRREVYGLTSQFRRAAVSIAANIAEGYKKKDYKNKLNFLNIAHSSLEECRYYIILSKDLGYETDARLIELTNEVGRLLNAYSKAIASNHSIS; encoded by the coding sequence ATGGAGAAAACGAAAACTTTTGAAGACTTGCTTGTTTGGCAGAAGGCGCATGAATTTGTGCTGCTGGTTTATAGGATGACCGAAAATTTTCCACGTCGCGAAGTTTATGGACTTACATCGCAGTTCCGTCGAGCTGCAGTTTCAATTGCTGCAAACATTGCCGAAGGCTACAAGAAGAAAGATTATAAGAACAAATTGAACTTTCTAAACATCGCCCATTCTTCTCTTGAAGAATGTCGGTATTATATTATTCTTTCAAAGGATCTTGGATATGAAACCGATGCTAGGTTAATCGAACTTACAAACGAAGTCGGAAGGCTCTTGAATGCTTATTCCAAAGCCATTGCATCTAACCATTCTATCTCCTAA
- a CDS encoding LOG family protein produces MPPKPIIPPKEPVYLEGPKSRSFELGFAWKVFTQFVKAFRTLHFVGPCITVFGSARFKEDNEYYKQAVEFGKRIAASGFTTMTGGGPGIMEAANRGAFESGGRSVGCNIQLPFEQVGNKYVDTSITFEHFFVRKTLLIKYSYAFIILPGGFGTMDEFFETLTLVQTKTLTAFPLVLFGKVYYKELWEAMQDMAARGTISKEDMDLVMYTDSIDEAMDHILKYIQTNYKVVPRRRRWWLLEKG; encoded by the coding sequence ATGCCCCCCAAACCCATCATCCCGCCCAAAGAACCCGTTTACCTTGAAGGCCCCAAGAGCCGCAGCTTTGAATTGGGCTTTGCCTGGAAAGTGTTTACGCAGTTTGTCAAGGCCTTTCGCACCCTGCATTTTGTGGGACCCTGCATTACGGTATTTGGTTCGGCAAGGTTTAAAGAAGACAACGAATATTACAAACAAGCGGTGGAGTTTGGCAAACGCATTGCCGCCTCTGGCTTTACCACCATGACGGGCGGCGGCCCCGGAATTATGGAAGCTGCCAACCGCGGCGCTTTTGAAAGCGGCGGCCGGTCAGTAGGCTGCAACATTCAATTGCCCTTTGAACAGGTGGGCAACAAATACGTGGACACGTCCATTACGTTTGAACATTTTTTTGTGCGCAAGACACTGCTCATAAAATATTCCTACGCTTTCATCATTCTGCCCGGCGGCTTTGGCACCATGGACGAATTTTTTGAAACGCTTACGCTTGTTCAAACCAAAACACTGACGGCCTTTCCGTTGGTGTTGTTTGGAAAAGTTTATTATAAAGAATTGTGGGAAGCGATGCAGGACATGGCCGCAAGGGGCACCATCTCCAAAGAAGACATGGACCTGGTGATGTACACCGACAGCATAGACGAAGCCATGGACCATATTTTAAAATACATTCAAACCAATTACAAAGTTGTGCCCCGCAGACGAAGATGGTGGCTGTTGGAAAAAGGGTGA
- a CDS encoding RDD family protein — protein sequence MNNTETFPSADEQHDLFTEGEFVEYDEATTGQRFLNYLVDILLMRFAISYATSYLLATFLLSVSPNAAYTLFSQEYLLLTTYIVALINHLVYYTICEKAFRGHTLGKFITGTRAIREDGEELTFKDALLRSLCRLVPFEALSIWFGSGLWHDTWTKTKVIKTR from the coding sequence ATGAACAATACCGAAACCTTTCCTTCTGCTGACGAGCAACACGATCTTTTCACCGAAGGTGAATTTGTTGAATACGACGAAGCCACCACGGGCCAGCGGTTTTTGAATTACCTGGTTGACATTCTGCTGATGCGGTTTGCCATCAGTTACGCCACCAGCTATTTGCTTGCAACGTTTTTGCTGTCGGTTTCGCCCAACGCGGCTTATACCTTGTTTTCACAAGAGTATTTACTGTTGACGACTTATATCGTTGCCCTCATCAATCATCTTGTTTACTACACCATTTGCGAGAAAGCGTTTAGGGGACATACGCTTGGTAAATTCATTACAGGCACCCGCGCCATTCGCGAAGACGGCGAGGAACTGACCTTCAAAGATGCCTTGTTGCGCAGCCTGTGCCGCCTGGTTCCGTTCGAGGCTTTGAGCATTTGGTTTGGCAGCGGCTTGTGGCACGACACCTGGACGAAAACAAAAGTGATAAAAACACGATAA
- a CDS encoding HAD family hydrolase: MNVTTIIFDLGGVLIDWNPAYVFDTLIPEEEKRKHFFENICTHEWNEEQDAGRTIKEANEVLIAKHPEWKEHIEAYYGRWEEMLGGPIEETVEIFRELKESGHYKMYALTNWSAETFPKALALYEFLHWFDGRLVSGEEKMRKPFPEFFQLLLDRFDIKKEEALFIDDNLRNAEAAKDFGLETIRFTSSAQLRDELERRAIL, encoded by the coding sequence ATGAACGTTACAACCATCATTTTCGATTTGGGCGGTGTGCTCATCGACTGGAACCCCGCCTATGTTTTTGATACACTCATTCCCGAGGAAGAAAAACGCAAGCACTTTTTTGAAAACATCTGCACGCACGAATGGAACGAAGAACAAGATGCGGGCCGCACCATCAAAGAAGCCAATGAAGTGTTGATTGCAAAACATCCTGAATGGAAAGAACACATTGAAGCTTACTATGGCAGATGGGAAGAAATGCTGGGCGGTCCGATTGAAGAAACGGTAGAGATTTTTAGAGAACTGAAAGAAAGCGGCCATTACAAAATGTACGCACTCACCAACTGGAGCGCCGAGACCTTTCCGAAAGCATTGGCGCTGTATGAATTTCTCCATTGGTTCGACGGACGACTGGTAAGCGGTGAAGAAAAGATGCGCAAACCTTTCCCGGAATTTTTTCAGTTGTTGCTCGACCGTTTCGACATTAAAAAAGAAGAAGCGCTGTTCATTGACGACAACCTGCGCAACGCGGAAGCCGCGAAAGACTTCGGCCTGGAAACCATCCGGTTTACGAGCTCCGCACAATTGCGCGATGAATTGGAAAGAAGAGCGATTTTGTAA
- a CDS encoding SemiSWEET family sugar transporter: MTAIQLLGMAAGSISAVTFLPQVIKTWKTKSADDISLLMFTFATVSVVMWLIYGIILRDVPIIYTNSLVLICSLIMLYFKFRYSHKKDKEVNAAKEILNHED, translated from the coding sequence ATGACCGCAATCCAACTCCTCGGCATGGCCGCAGGCAGCATCTCGGCCGTTACGTTTTTGCCGCAGGTCATCAAAACCTGGAAAACTAAATCGGCTGATGACATTTCTCTTCTCATGTTCACCTTCGCCACCGTGTCGGTTGTTATGTGGCTTATTTATGGCATCATTCTTCGGGATGTTCCCATCATTTACACCAACAGCCTTGTACTGATTTGTTCGCTCATCATGCTGTATTTTAAATTTCGGTACAGCCATAAAAAAGACAAAGAAGTAAACGCCGCAAAAGAAATTTTGAACCATGAAGATTGA